CTAAGGCCTATCGCACGCATTTCCCAAATGGTCATTTTGCAGTATCAATTGCCGCCTTTGCCGCCCCAACAAAAGAGGAGGCACAGGCATTAGTAGGAGAACAAAAAATTACGAAAGTACATTTGGCAAGTGGTCGTAGTTTGACACTACAATCGGTGGAATTAGCAGAAAAATTTGGGCAGGAATCAGGAGAAGCGTTCACTGTACAGCAGTATGATGCTGATATTTTATACGGTACGCCTGAAGAGATAAAAGCCACATTGGATGCCTTTCACAAGCAATATCAAATTGATGAGTTTATTTTGCATACACCGATTTTAAAGGCATTTGAACGACAGCGATCATTTGAACTATTAAGTCCAGTAAATTTACATTTACAACAACATGAAACAGTAAGTTAAGGAGGATTATTAAACATGGCAAAAAAAATCGATGTAGTTGTATGGTCAAAGCAAGGTTGTAGCTATTGTGATGAAGTTAAAGCCTATTTACAAGGGCAAGGAATTGCTTATAGAACAGTTGATGTTACACATAACGATGCTTTTCGTGACATTCTTGATACAAAGTATGGCGTACGCTATGTGCCAGTAGTAGAAATTGGTTCAAGTGAGGATGGGGTGTACAAAGCCGTTACAGAACTTGGACTTGAACATATTAAGACAGCACTTGCTATTCATTTACCATCGCAAGTTTAGGAAAGGGAGTGATACGATGAGGAAATTAACGTTTTATTTAACATGTGTACTTATGTTATTGTTAACGGCTTGCTCAAGTACAGAAAAATCACAAATAGATAGTAGTAAAGATGCGAAAGCACAAGGTAAAAATAACGTTCAAACAATACTGGTTGGAACAGGTACGCAATTTCCTAATATTTGCTTCCTTGATGATAAGGGGAATTTAACAGGCTACGATGTTGAGCTTGTAAGAGCGATTGATAAAAAGCTACCGGAGTATAATTTTGAATTTAAAACAATGGAATTTTCAAACTTATTACTAAGTTTAGAAACAGGGAAAATTGATTTAATCGCACATCAGATGGAGGTCAATAGTGAACGGGAGGAAAAATTTCTATTTAACAAGGAGCCATATAATGTATTTCCATTACAAGTAACGGTCAATGCGGACAATAATGACATCCAATCGATTGCGGATTTAACAGGCAAAAATGTAAGTGTGTCGCCAACGAGCAACTCTGCTGTTTTTATTGAAAAATATAATAAAGAGCATAATTTAGGGGCAAATATTGTGTATTCCTCTGGATCAGTGGATGTTAATAATCAACTTGCGACAGGCCGTCTTGATGCAATTATTACAACACCATTTGCAGTGAAGTACTATAACGAAAGCAATGAAGCTCAACAAAAAGTAGTGGGTGACGCACTATTAAACTCGAAAGTTTACTTTTTACTAAACAAAGATGAAGTACCTTTACAGGAGCGTATTGATGAGGCGATTAGAGAGCTTAAAACAGAAGGCGTAATTAGCGAGCTCAGTAAAAAGTGGTTAGGTGATGACTATACTGTAGATTTCTAACGCATAGGAGAGGATGAGGGAAGTATGGGCAATGATTTTGACTGGATGCTAATAGCGAATGTACTTCCGATATTGCTTCAATATTTACCCGTAACACTGGAGATATTATTTTTTTCAATTGTTTTTGGCATATTGTTTGGCTTCGTAGCTGCCATACCAAAGCTATTACAAATTCCAATTTTAAAACAAATGGTTACGATTTATATTTCATTTATTCGTGGCACACCTATTTTAATTCAGTTGTTTTTAGTGTTTTACGGTGTACCTGCTCTATTAAAGAT
This genomic interval from Lysinibacillus sphaericus contains the following:
- a CDS encoding glutaredoxin family protein, with translation MAKKIDVVVWSKQGCSYCDEVKAYLQGQGIAYRTVDVTHNDAFRDILDTKYGVRYVPVVEIGSSEDGVYKAVTELGLEHIKTALAIHLPSQV
- a CDS encoding transporter substrate-binding domain-containing protein; the encoded protein is MRKLTFYLTCVLMLLLTACSSTEKSQIDSSKDAKAQGKNNVQTILVGTGTQFPNICFLDDKGNLTGYDVELVRAIDKKLPEYNFEFKTMEFSNLLLSLETGKIDLIAHQMEVNSEREEKFLFNKEPYNVFPLQVTVNADNNDIQSIADLTGKNVSVSPTSNSAVFIEKYNKEHNLGANIVYSSGSVDVNNQLATGRLDAIITTPFAVKYYNESNEAQQKVVGDALLNSKVYFLLNKDEVPLQERIDEAIRELKTEGVISELSKKWLGDDYTVDF